Proteins from a single region of Gemmatimonadaceae bacterium:
- a CDS encoding penicillin acylase family protein: protein MIRKGAAAIMLAALLFAGFSSIGPLPPLGPLLDPANGVWSTAASAVLAPVDNARLPGLSARVEVVFDDRGVPHIFAATEDDAYRALGFVVARDRLFQMEAQTRAASGRLTEWAGPRALELDRRSRALGLVWGAERKYAAYVRSSPGFRAIGAYADGVNAWITQMRPRDLPVEYRLLNTRPIAWEPIHSLFFFSRMALTLGFNDASFRRLHAESLVGKAAADALFPVNSPIQLPIQPNGLRTARFDTSPIPQPGKGNPAARVVLNARETLAQELGVRHRSESGDAIGSNSWAVSPRRTASGHALLAGDPHLDLSLPSVWYEMHISVPGKLDVAGAGFPGVPGVVIGFNRDVAWTFTNTGSDVDDYYAETVDDTTHPSRYMVDGKWRDIERRLESYRGTDGAVLRIDTLYFTHRGPMTRRLGEWLSMRWTAYDNSRETDVFMRLGHARNAQEWLTAMEDYVAPTQNGLVADRSGSIAIRSSGRYPARPGDGRGDVIRSGSSSANDWTGSIPLSAYPYSINPAQGYLASANQQPVDPLLNQHYMGSNWYSPWRAMRITQLLQEDSSLTPDKMRRYQTDPGSARADVFVPAFLAAAAARADRGGRGNAQIREAASLLAEWNRRYEKTNRRAVLFEAAMDELSRRTWDELIGDTTAGESARKRSLPESQILAVLLQSPRSVWWDDRRTPAVEDRDAVLTASLGAALVTVTRSHGTSDSDGWLWSKIRTANINHLLQIPAFSKLGIPVQGGPSTLSPSGGDGTQGASWRMVVELGPEVRAWSTYPGGQSGAPSSPRYVDRLTKWSTGQLDRVLFPKTAADIDRARVASRLTLVPR from the coding sequence GTGATCAGGAAAGGCGCGGCGGCGATAATGCTTGCCGCGCTTCTTTTTGCCGGATTCAGCTCGATCGGTCCGCTTCCACCACTCGGACCCCTGTTGGATCCGGCCAACGGAGTCTGGTCCACCGCGGCATCCGCGGTACTGGCCCCCGTGGACAACGCCCGGTTACCGGGGCTCTCGGCAAGAGTGGAGGTTGTCTTCGACGACCGGGGTGTCCCCCACATCTTTGCGGCAACTGAAGATGACGCCTACCGGGCACTTGGATTCGTCGTTGCCCGCGATCGGCTATTTCAGATGGAAGCGCAAACAAGAGCGGCATCCGGCAGGCTGACCGAGTGGGCCGGGCCGCGGGCACTCGAGCTCGACCGGCGAAGTCGCGCATTGGGACTGGTGTGGGGCGCAGAAAGAAAGTATGCCGCTTACGTCCGGTCGTCACCCGGCTTTCGTGCCATCGGCGCCTACGCTGACGGAGTCAACGCGTGGATAACGCAAATGCGTCCGCGAGACCTGCCGGTGGAATACAGGCTCCTCAATACAAGGCCGATAGCATGGGAGCCCATACATTCGCTCTTCTTTTTCTCTCGCATGGCGCTGACTCTCGGATTCAACGATGCAAGCTTCCGGCGACTTCATGCAGAGAGCCTCGTCGGTAAAGCAGCCGCGGATGCACTTTTTCCGGTCAACAGTCCCATTCAATTACCGATTCAGCCGAATGGACTCCGCACTGCGCGGTTCGATACTTCTCCCATCCCGCAGCCTGGAAAGGGAAACCCGGCGGCCCGGGTAGTACTGAACGCCAGGGAAACGCTCGCCCAGGAACTCGGTGTTCGCCATCGCAGCGAGTCCGGCGACGCAATTGGAAGCAATAGCTGGGCGGTGTCGCCGCGCCGCACTGCCAGCGGACACGCCCTCCTTGCCGGGGATCCTCATCTCGACCTTTCGCTGCCGTCAGTCTGGTACGAAATGCACATCTCGGTACCGGGAAAACTCGACGTTGCAGGGGCTGGCTTCCCAGGTGTTCCAGGAGTGGTAATCGGCTTCAACCGCGATGTCGCGTGGACGTTCACTAATACGGGTTCGGACGTCGACGATTACTACGCTGAAACGGTCGACGATACGACGCACCCGTCCCGGTACATGGTGGACGGCAAATGGCGGGATATCGAGCGCCGGCTTGAATCGTACCGCGGCACCGACGGAGCAGTTCTCAGGATAGATACTCTGTATTTCACCCACCGCGGGCCGATGACACGGAGGCTTGGCGAATGGTTATCCATGCGATGGACTGCATACGACAACTCGCGCGAAACTGACGTGTTCATGCGGCTCGGTCATGCCCGTAACGCGCAGGAATGGCTCACCGCCATGGAGGACTACGTTGCGCCGACTCAAAACGGGCTGGTGGCCGACAGATCCGGATCCATCGCCATACGGTCGTCGGGCAGGTATCCTGCGCGGCCGGGTGATGGGCGCGGCGATGTAATCCGGAGCGGGTCGTCATCGGCGAACGACTGGACCGGATCGATCCCACTTTCGGCGTATCCGTACTCGATCAACCCCGCTCAGGGTTACCTGGCATCCGCAAATCAGCAACCCGTCGACCCTTTGCTGAACCAGCATTACATGGGTTCCAACTGGTACTCGCCGTGGCGCGCGATGCGCATCACTCAGCTCCTCCAGGAAGACTCCTCGCTCACTCCCGACAAGATGCGCCGCTACCAGACCGACCCCGGCAGCGCGCGCGCGGATGTGTTTGTACCCGCGTTTCTCGCCGCCGCCGCCGCGCGCGCTGACCGCGGAGGCCGCGGCAATGCACAAATACGCGAAGCCGCATCACTCCTTGCGGAGTGGAACCGACGTTACGAGAAAACCAACCGCCGCGCGGTGTTGTTCGAGGCCGCGATGGATGAACTTTCCAGGCGTACGTGGGACGAGCTAATCGGAGATACCACCGCCGGAGAATCAGCCCGAAAGCGCAGCTTGCCCGAGTCACAGATTCTCGCGGTACTTCTGCAAAGTCCGCGAAGTGTATGGTGGGACGACCGGCGCACCCCAGCAGTGGAGGATCGCGACGCAGTACTCACCGCAAGCCTCGGCGCCGCCCTTGTGACTGTGACCCGCTCACATGGAACCTCTGACTCGGACGGCTGGCTCTGGTCAAAGATCAGAACGGCGAACATCAATCACCTGTTGCAGATTCCTGCGTTCTCGAAGCTGGGTATTCCCGTGCAGGGCGGTCCGTCAACGCTGAGTCCGTCGGGCGGAGATGGTACTCAGGGCGCGAGCTGGCGAATGGTGGTCGAGCTCGGACCTGAGGTTCGCGCGTGGTCGACCTATCCCGGTGGACAGTCCGGCGCCCCCTCGAGCCCCCGCTATGTCGACCGCCTAACGAAATGGAGCACCGGCCAGCTCGATCGCGTGCTGTTTCCGAAAACCGCTGCTGACATTGACAGAGCGCGAGTCGCATCGCGCCTTACGCTCGTTCCCAGGTAA